One segment of Phragmites australis chromosome 13, lpPhrAust1.1, whole genome shotgun sequence DNA contains the following:
- the LOC133888474 gene encoding tetraspanin-19-like has translation MAGRVVRSCVQTALKAVNSVVGLAGMAVILYALWMLRAWYREVAELDKRLPVPWFIYTFLGLGIFLCLLTCSGHIAAETANDHCLSCYMFIIFVLIILEGAITVDVFLNSNWEEDFPDDPSGKFDIFKDFVRSNFEICEWVGLSVVAAQVLSIILGMVLRTLGPDREIGYDSDDDATVPARLPFLRNQSQHAPDFVEPNLFHRSDSWKV, from the exons ATGGCGGGGCGGGTGGTGCGTAGCTGCGTGCAGACGGCGCTCAAGGCGGTGAACTCCGTCGTGGGGCTCGCCGGCATGGCCGTCATCCTCTACGCGCTCTGGATGCTGCGGGCGTGGTACAGGGAGGTCGCCGAGCTCGACAAACGTCTCCCGGTACCTTG GTTTATCTATACTTTTCTCGGCCTGGGGATTTTTCTgtgcttgctgacttgctctgGGCACATTGCTGCTGAAACTGCGAACGACCACTGTCTGTCTTGT TATATGTTCATCATATTTGTGCTTATTATACTAGAAGGTGCAATCACTGTGGATGTATTTTTGAATAGCAACTGGGAGGAG GATTTCCCAGATGACCCATCAGGCAAGTTCGATATATTTAAGGACTTTGTGAGATCAAATTTTGAGATATGTGAATGGGTAGGCCTGTCAGTGGTGGCTGCTCAG GTGTTGTCAATCATTCTTGGGATGGTACTTAGGACTCTTGGGCCTGACCGTGAGATTGGCTATGATAGTGATGATGACGCTACTGTGCCTGCAAGGCTGCCTTTCTTGAGAAACCAGTCCCAACATGCTCCGGACTTTGTTGAACCTAACTTATTTCATAGGAGTGATTCATGGAAAGTGTGA